A part of Dehalococcoidia bacterium genomic DNA contains:
- a CDS encoding TrkA family potassium uptake protein — MYIIVVGGGKVGYFLSLALLGEGHEVLIIEQDPNKCKVIAEDLGSVVMRGDGCEVRTLEDAGANRADLMVAVTHRDEVNLVACQVAKHRFGVKRTISRISNPKNEALFKLLGIDVTVSSTNLILEHIEEKLPTHSMSHLLTLEDGNLEIVEVNVQPDSLVVGKKISDIVLPANSLICLIINSVKGAQVPVGSSTIAAGDHIIAVTQPEYEAQLRSALTGSTG; from the coding sequence ATGTACATCATCGTAGTTGGCGGGGGGAAGGTCGGGTACTTTCTTTCGCTCGCATTGTTAGGCGAAGGCCATGAAGTGCTTATAATAGAGCAGGATCCTAACAAGTGCAAGGTAATCGCAGAGGATCTTGGCAGCGTTGTTATGCGCGGCGACGGATGCGAGGTGCGCACGCTTGAGGACGCCGGGGCAAACAGGGCTGATCTTATGGTTGCGGTTACCCACAGGGATGAGGTGAATCTGGTAGCGTGTCAGGTGGCCAAACACCGTTTTGGAGTCAAACGTACCATTTCCCGCATCAGCAACCCCAAAAACGAGGCTCTATTCAAACTGCTCGGCATTGACGTAACTGTGAGCAGTACCAATCTCATACTGGAACACATAGAAGAGAAATTACCCACGCATTCGATGTCCCATTTGCTGACGCTTGAGGATGGCAATCTCGAAATCGTAGAAGTGAACGTTCAGCCCGACTCCTTAGTCGTTGGAAAGAAGATAAGCGATATCGTTCTGCCGGCGAATAGCCTTATCTGTCTGATAATCAATTCTGTTAAAGGAGCGCAAGTTCCCGTGGGGAGTTCTACAATCGCGGCCGGAGACCACATCATCGCCGTGACGCAACCCGAGTATGAGGCGCAGTTGAGATCCGCGTTGACTGGATCAACAGGATAA
- the gap gene encoding type I glyceraldehyde-3-phosphate dehydrogenase — protein MVTKIGINGFGRVGRQVLKAVIENHAGSLEVVAVNDLADTKTNAHLFKYDSNYGIYKGTVEAKEDAIVVDGKAVKVISERDPSKIEWSKYGAEVVVESTGLFTDGPKAAAHLKGGAKKVIISAPAKEEDITIVLGVNEKQYDPAKHKIISNASCTTNCIAPVVKVLHETFGIEKGLMSTIHAYTNDQRILDQVHKDLRRARTAGMSIIPTTTGAAKAVTMVMPELKGKIHGMAYRVPTTTVSVVDFVAELSKNVKAEDVNAALKKAAEGPLKNILVYCEEPLVSVDFKGNPASSIVDALSTMVIADNMIKVVSWYDNEWGYSCRVADLVKYIAGKGL, from the coding sequence ATGGTAACAAAGATAGGTATCAACGGATTCGGACGGGTCGGCAGGCAGGTACTGAAGGCAGTTATTGAAAACCACGCGGGCAGCCTGGAAGTAGTCGCCGTGAACGACCTCGCCGACACCAAAACCAACGCCCATCTTTTCAAATACGACTCCAATTACGGGATATACAAAGGCACGGTGGAAGCCAAAGAAGATGCCATAGTCGTCGACGGCAAAGCTGTAAAGGTGATCTCCGAGAGAGACCCTTCCAAGATAGAATGGTCCAAATACGGAGCCGAGGTAGTAGTGGAATCCACCGGCCTTTTCACCGACGGCCCCAAAGCAGCCGCCCACCTGAAGGGCGGAGCCAAAAAAGTGATAATCTCCGCTCCGGCCAAGGAAGAAGACATCACCATCGTTCTGGGCGTTAATGAGAAGCAGTATGACCCGGCCAAGCATAAGATTATTTCAAACGCCTCCTGTACCACCAACTGCATCGCTCCGGTAGTTAAGGTGCTCCATGAAACGTTCGGCATAGAGAAAGGCCTGATGTCAACGATTCATGCCTACACCAACGACCAGCGCATCCTCGACCAGGTTCACAAGGACCTGCGACGGGCGCGCACCGCGGGCATGAGCATCATCCCGACCACGACCGGCGCGGCCAAAGCGGTGACTATGGTAATGCCGGAGCTTAAGGGCAAGATTCACGGCATGGCTTACCGCGTGCCGACAACGACCGTATCCGTGGTCGACTTTGTAGCCGAACTGTCGAAAAACGTCAAGGCGGAGGACGTGAACGCCGCGCTGAAAAAGGCGGCCGAGGGCCCGCTTAAAAATATCCTGGTATACTGTGAAGAGCCGCTGGTGAGCGTCGACTTCAAGGGCAACCCGGCCAGTTCAATCGTCGACGCACTGTCAACGATGGTTATCGCGGATAATATGATCAAGGTCGTCTCATGGTACGACAATGAGTGGGGCTACAGTTGCCGCGTCGCCGACCTGGTGAAATACATCGCCGGCAAGGGGCTTTAA
- a CDS encoding radical SAM protein, with protein sequence MRVLLLSTPYPLEENPIPPLSLAYLAAALQKEGIEVQIMDHLVSKYTPEKLRRELEQFKPDIVGATCVTLNYPTASRIMHVCKNYDPNIVTMLGGPHATFALKETLLKAPWIDLIVTGEGDRTLVELVRTIEKGGDYHQVPGIAFRSNGAVVKTEPRPLIEDLNELPLPARELLPLSKYKALDAPCTVITSRGCPFKCIFCSGPRLFGRRVRFRDPELVLDEIEQINKVFGFRKINIVDDTFTLNERHAKAICDGIIKRNIKIAWNVFARADTVNLKMLSLMREAGCEWLLYGAESGNPEILKTIKKGTTPDTIRNGTRIATEAGIKVFNSFIFGLPGETPETARQSMDFAHELDEKYGAKYGFHILSPLPGTELYDNPEDYGLQILSRDWAKYDANKPITRTPDMSPAQVMEFSNEYDQAITYAMDDIRKRAAQGDPECMEHLHRKVSVDFIWNLLKFDIIEQTGHSRNGSNALSDLAQRISAKTGTPLNIAEQELGTLAEKGLIARKTSDKRTAWQWT encoded by the coding sequence ATGCGTGTCCTGTTGTTAAGCACCCCTTATCCGCTGGAAGAGAACCCTATCCCTCCGCTGTCGCTGGCCTACCTGGCAGCCGCCCTGCAGAAGGAAGGTATCGAAGTCCAGATAATGGATCATCTGGTCTCAAAATACACGCCGGAGAAACTGAGAAGGGAGCTTGAGCAGTTCAAGCCGGATATAGTAGGCGCCACCTGCGTCACACTGAACTATCCCACGGCTTCCCGCATCATGCACGTATGCAAGAATTACGATCCGAACATCGTGACAATGCTCGGCGGTCCGCACGCTACGTTCGCTCTCAAAGAAACCCTGCTCAAAGCCCCCTGGATAGATCTTATAGTCACCGGAGAGGGTGACCGAACCCTGGTGGAGCTGGTGAGAACGATCGAGAAGGGCGGGGATTACCATCAGGTGCCGGGGATAGCATTCCGCAGCAACGGCGCAGTGGTAAAAACCGAGCCGCGCCCCCTCATCGAAGACCTGAACGAGCTTCCGCTCCCCGCCAGAGAACTGCTGCCCCTCTCCAAATATAAGGCCCTCGACGCCCCCTGCACCGTCATCACCAGCAGGGGCTGTCCGTTCAAATGCATATTCTGTTCCGGGCCCCGCCTGTTCGGACGCCGCGTCCGCTTCCGCGACCCAGAACTGGTGCTGGACGAGATCGAGCAGATTAATAAGGTGTTCGGATTTAGAAAGATAAACATCGTCGACGACACGTTCACCCTCAACGAGCGTCACGCGAAAGCGATATGTGACGGCATCATAAAACGAAACATTAAGATAGCATGGAATGTATTCGCCAGAGCCGACACGGTCAATCTGAAAATGCTGAGCCTGATGAGAGAGGCCGGCTGCGAATGGCTGCTCTACGGCGCCGAGTCAGGCAATCCGGAGATATTGAAGACGATAAAGAAGGGCACGACCCCGGACACTATAAGAAACGGCACCAGGATAGCTACGGAAGCTGGCATAAAAGTGTTCAACTCTTTCATATTTGGTCTGCCGGGCGAGACTCCTGAGACGGCGCGTCAGTCCATGGATTTCGCCCACGAGCTCGACGAAAAATACGGCGCCAAATACGGCTTTCACATCCTGTCGCCTTTACCCGGCACCGAACTCTACGATAACCCCGAGGATTACGGCCTCCAAATCCTGTCGCGCGATTGGGCCAAATATGACGCCAATAAACCGATAACTCGCACCCCGGACATGAGCCCGGCTCAGGTCATGGAGTTCAGCAACGAGTATGACCAGGCCATTACATACGCTATGGACGACATACGAAAAAGGGCCGCGCAGGGAGATCCGGAGTGTATGGAACATCTGCATCGCAAAGTGAGCGTCGATTTCATATGGAATCTTTTGAAATTCGATATTATCGAGCAGACAGGCCACTCACGGAACGGATCGAACGCGCTGTCAGACCTGGCACAAAGGATATCGGCTAAGACCGGCACCCCGTTGAACATCGCAGAACAGGAACTGGGAACGCTGGCGGAGAAAGGTCTAATCGCGCGGAAGACCTCCGATAAGAGGACAGCCTGGCAGTGGACGTAG
- a CDS encoding universal stress protein: protein MPLAKFLVPVSGGKVDDDTVRLACTIAQATKGKVFVIYVIEVARTLPLDAELEVDNKKAEELLARAEKIAETIGCPVETEILQARETGPAIVDEAIERGADVVIMGLRYEKRFGDFDMGKIIPYILRNAPCRVLVWREQMGEGS from the coding sequence GTGCCATTAGCCAAGTTTCTTGTACCTGTCAGCGGCGGCAAGGTGGATGATGATACCGTACGTCTCGCCTGTACCATAGCTCAAGCGACGAAGGGCAAAGTCTTTGTGATTTACGTGATAGAGGTGGCTCGTACTCTGCCGCTTGACGCAGAGTTGGAGGTCGATAATAAAAAGGCCGAGGAGCTACTGGCAAGGGCTGAGAAGATCGCGGAGACCATCGGATGCCCGGTGGAGACGGAGATACTTCAGGCCAGGGAAACCGGTCCCGCTATAGTGGATGAAGCGATAGAACGCGGTGCTGACGTGGTAATAATGGGCTTGAGATACGAGAAACGTTTTGGTGATTTTGACATGGGAAAAATCATTCCTTACATATTGCGCAATGCGCCGTGCCGTGTGCTGGTATGGCGAGAACAAATGGGTGAGGGCAGCTAG
- a CDS encoding MBL fold metallo-hydrolase, which produces MSIRILTLSENTAGMPGVLAEWGLSILVETKDIKILVDTGSSSTVPHNVRQLGVDLSSINKIVLSHGHFDHTGGLKGVLLQAGRKIEVIAHPDVFDNKNARFGQTDSYIGIPYERKELESAGASFRLSKEPVWITDKIVTTGEIPMVTEYESIEPHFIVKTESGVVPDTFTDDQALVIKTDAGLVVILGCAHRGMINTLRHAQQITGVNEINTVIGGTHLIQAGEERILMTAASLLEMGVQRVGVSHCTGTKASVLLAQQLGDVFFSNNTGSSITI; this is translated from the coding sequence GTGTCAATACGAATACTGACGCTCAGCGAGAACACCGCCGGAATGCCCGGTGTACTGGCGGAGTGGGGACTGAGCATCCTCGTAGAAACAAAGGACATAAAAATACTGGTCGACACGGGCTCCAGTTCCACGGTGCCGCACAACGTCAGGCAACTGGGTGTCGACCTGTCATCCATTAATAAGATAGTGCTGAGCCACGGACACTTCGACCACACGGGGGGACTGAAGGGCGTTCTCCTTCAAGCGGGGAGAAAGATCGAGGTCATCGCGCACCCGGACGTTTTCGATAACAAAAATGCCCGCTTCGGCCAAACGGACTCGTATATCGGCATACCGTATGAAAGGAAAGAGCTTGAATCCGCGGGAGCTTCTTTCAGGTTGAGCAAAGAGCCGGTCTGGATCACGGACAAAATCGTCACCACCGGGGAGATACCGATGGTCACTGAATACGAGTCTATAGAGCCCCATTTCATCGTGAAGACCGAATCCGGCGTTGTCCCCGACACTTTCACCGACGACCAGGCCCTTGTCATCAAAACGGATGCGGGACTGGTTGTTATCCTCGGCTGCGCCCATCGCGGTATGATAAACACACTGCGCCACGCGCAGCAAATAACCGGGGTGAACGAGATCAATACTGTAATCGGAGGGACCCACCTGATTCAGGCCGGCGAAGAACGGATTTTGATGACCGCAGCCTCTCTGCTGGAGATGGGGGTGCAGCGCGTTGGCGTATCCCATTGCACAGGAACCAAGGCATCCGTGCTCCTGGCGCAGCAGCTGGGCGATGTCTTTTTCTCAAATAACACCGGCTCCAGCATAACAATATAA
- the eno gene encoding phosphopyruvate hydratase: protein MASIEALIAREILNSLGYPTLWVDARLTDDTTGHASVPSGAPTGTHEAVELRDGDKNRFCGLGVLKAISNIDEIIEPALIGMTVRDQEAIDRRLIDLDSSPRKSKLGSNTLLGVSLALASAAAAFHKMPLYRYIGGEEANTLPVPMMNMIDGGRHAIDSMDVQEIMITPLGSSKFSTAVRMCAEIYQKLGWLLMDKKLNTGVGDEGGFVPSLKSNREALQFLVDAIESAGYKPGVDCFIAIDSRSVDLYKNGKYVLPKEGVSFTSAEMVEYYGRLAGEYPIISIEDGMAPEDWDGWKLLTGKLGSKVQIVGDDLYSTQPDLLAKGISDKASNSICIKMNQIGTLTETLRVIDMAKDAKWTAVISHRSGDTASTFIADLAVAKNTGLIKAGAPCRSERSVKYNRLLEIEHELGDHARFPGMNALYNLGK from the coding sequence ATGGCCTCTATTGAAGCATTGATCGCCAGGGAAATACTGAACTCTCTCGGTTATCCGACATTATGGGTGGATGCAAGGCTCACCGACGACACCACCGGCCACGCCTCGGTGCCTTCCGGAGCGCCCACCGGCACCCACGAAGCCGTGGAACTGCGCGACGGCGATAAGAACCGGTTCTGCGGACTCGGCGTGCTCAAAGCAATCAGCAACATAGATGAAATTATCGAGCCCGCGCTCATCGGTATGACCGTACGCGACCAGGAGGCTATAGACAGGCGTTTGATAGATCTGGACAGCTCACCCAGGAAATCCAAACTCGGATCAAATACTTTACTTGGTGTCTCCCTGGCCCTTGCCAGCGCCGCAGCTGCTTTTCATAAAATGCCTCTATATCGCTACATTGGCGGTGAAGAAGCTAATACCTTGCCTGTTCCGATGATGAATATGATAGACGGGGGGAGACATGCCATCGATTCCATGGATGTGCAGGAGATCATGATAACGCCCTTAGGCTCATCTAAATTTAGTACAGCCGTCAGGATGTGCGCCGAGATATATCAGAAGTTAGGCTGGCTCCTCATGGACAAGAAGCTCAACACCGGCGTCGGAGACGAAGGCGGCTTTGTGCCTTCCCTTAAATCGAATCGGGAAGCCTTGCAATTCCTCGTTGACGCCATAGAATCTGCCGGATATAAGCCGGGGGTAGATTGCTTCATCGCCATAGACTCCAGGAGTGTCGACCTATATAAAAACGGCAAATACGTATTGCCAAAAGAAGGAGTCTCCTTTACCAGCGCCGAGATGGTGGAATACTACGGCCGGCTGGCCGGAGAATACCCCATTATCAGCATCGAGGACGGCATGGCTCCGGAGGACTGGGACGGCTGGAAGCTGCTGACGGGCAAGCTTGGAAGCAAGGTGCAGATAGTCGGCGACGACCTTTATTCCACACAGCCCGACCTGCTGGCCAAAGGCATCAGCGACAAGGCTTCCAACTCTATTTGCATCAAGATGAACCAGATAGGAACGCTGACCGAGACGCTAAGGGTCATCGACATGGCCAAGGATGCGAAATGGACGGCGGTCATAAGCCACCGCTCGGGAGATACGGCCAGCACCTTCATCGCCGACCTGGCCGTGGCCAAGAACACGGGGCTTATCAAGGCGGGTGCTCCATGCCGCAGCGAGCGCTCGGTCAAATATAACCGGCTGCTGGAGATAGAGCACGAATTGGGAGACCACGCCCGCTTCCCCGGAATGAACGCGCTATATAACCTGGGAAAATGA
- the pheA gene encoding prephenate dehydratase: MSKKIAYLGPPGTFAEEAALVFDKTARLVPFPSIRAVANAVSLSVAGVEEGVVPIENSIEGSVTDTLDLLIHGSGVMIKCELVLPIRHNLTAKPGININDVKVLYSIPQALGQCRDFVALHFPKVPVVAALSTAAAVEEMMASSQPAAAIGTARAAEIYGATILASGIQDKASNETRFVILAKEDHAPTGHDKTSLCFTFSDDRPGVLVEVMQVFSQKGINLTKVESRPSKEILGRYIFLIDLDGHREDAVVKKALDEVRTRTSMLKIFGSYPRCNK; the protein is encoded by the coding sequence ATGTCTAAGAAGATCGCATATCTGGGGCCGCCGGGAACATTTGCTGAAGAGGCGGCCCTTGTTTTTGACAAGACGGCACGGCTGGTGCCCTTCCCGAGTATCCGGGCGGTGGCTAATGCCGTCTCTTTGTCTGTCGCGGGGGTGGAAGAAGGCGTCGTGCCTATCGAGAACAGCATTGAGGGTTCCGTGACGGATACGCTTGACCTGCTTATTCACGGGTCCGGCGTGATGATAAAGTGTGAGCTGGTTCTGCCGATAAGGCATAACCTTACTGCTAAACCGGGCATTAATATCAACGATGTAAAGGTACTCTACTCCATACCGCAGGCTCTGGGTCAATGCCGCGATTTCGTAGCGCTTCATTTTCCAAAGGTGCCCGTGGTGGCGGCGCTGTCCACGGCGGCGGCGGTCGAGGAAATGATGGCTTCATCTCAGCCGGCGGCGGCTATAGGCACCGCCCGCGCCGCCGAGATATACGGCGCGACCATTCTGGCCAGCGGCATTCAGGATAAGGCCAGCAACGAGACGCGTTTCGTTATTCTTGCCAAGGAAGACCACGCGCCGACCGGCCATGATAAGACTTCTCTCTGTTTTACGTTTTCCGACGATCGCCCCGGGGTGCTGGTTGAGGTAATGCAGGTATTCTCGCAAAAGGGAATCAATCTGACAAAGGTTGAGTCGCGTCCTTCCAAGGAGATCCTGGGGCGGTATATCTTCCTTATCGACCTTGACGGACATCGGGAAGACGCCGTTGTTAAGAAAGCGCTGGATGAAGTCCGCACCAGGACTTCGATGCTGAAGATATTCGGTTCCTACCCTCGCTGCAATAAATGA
- a CDS encoding 2-hydroxyacyl-CoA dehydratase has protein sequence MKTIGITTTVPTEVLLAAGCQPIDLNNVFISDPNPERLVTKAERAGFPINCCTWIKGIYGTVMERGIDPVICVTNGDCSNTQMLMEVLKLKGVNAIPFAYPDNPNLLHMQACLESLAKTLGATVDEAEKVRLELERPRSLARELDKMTWKEGFVSGFENHFWLVSASDFNGDVSEYENGLNRLLSECRSRKPYGDDMIRLAYIGVPSVFGRDLYRFLERCGARIVFNEIQRQFAMPNECSSLCEQYCKYTYPYSLSQRIEDILPELERRRVDGVIHYVQAFCHRGIGDIVIREHIKLPMLTVEGNNEYNLTQHLKTRLEAFLDVVKNHRDKNRSRGEPMCLPSNGDTGS, from the coding sequence ATGAAAACCATCGGCATAACAACAACGGTCCCGACAGAGGTCCTGCTGGCCGCTGGCTGCCAGCCCATCGACCTCAACAATGTCTTCATATCCGACCCCAACCCGGAGCGCTTAGTGACAAAGGCCGAGCGCGCCGGCTTCCCCATCAACTGCTGCACCTGGATCAAGGGGATATACGGCACTGTTATGGAGCGGGGCATCGACCCGGTGATCTGTGTCACCAACGGCGACTGCTCCAACACGCAGATGCTCATGGAGGTGCTCAAGCTTAAGGGCGTGAACGCGATACCGTTCGCCTATCCTGACAACCCCAACCTGCTGCACATGCAGGCCTGCCTAGAATCGCTGGCCAAAACGCTCGGCGCCACGGTCGATGAGGCGGAAAAGGTGCGATTAGAACTCGAACGGCCGCGCTCGCTGGCGCGTGAGCTCGACAAGATGACCTGGAAAGAAGGCTTCGTCAGCGGCTTCGAGAACCACTTCTGGCTGGTATCCGCCTCCGATTTCAACGGCGACGTGAGCGAGTACGAGAACGGATTGAATCGATTGTTAAGCGAATGCCGATCGAGGAAACCTTACGGCGATGACATGATCCGGCTGGCATACATAGGCGTGCCGTCCGTCTTCGGCAGAGACCTCTACCGATTCCTGGAACGCTGCGGCGCGCGCATCGTTTTCAACGAGATACAGCGCCAGTTCGCCATGCCGAACGAATGCAGCTCCCTCTGTGAGCAATACTGTAAATATACATACCCTTATTCACTCTCGCAGCGGATCGAAGATATACTGCCGGAGCTTGAGAGACGCCGCGTGGACGGTGTTATACACTACGTCCAGGCGTTCTGCCACCGCGGCATCGGAGACATCGTAATACGCGAACATATCAAGCTGCCAATGTTGACTGTTGAAGGCAATAACGAATACAATCTGACACAGCACCTTAAAACGCGACTAGAGGCGTTCCTCGATGTAGTAAAGAACCATCGCGATAAGAATCGAAGCAGGGGTGAACCCATGTGTTTGCCCTCTAATGGAGACACAGGAAGTTGA
- a CDS encoding TrkA family potassium uptake protein yields MKVVIMGCGRVGGMLAGMLDEAGHQVTVIDVDSWSFRWLPRSFNGKALVGDGTDVETLRTAGIEEADAFVTTTQGDNRNVMAAQAAKHIFKVPKVVCRIYDPLREDIYKSLGLETTSPTKIGANVLMNIVLGKGG; encoded by the coding sequence GTGAAAGTAGTAATAATGGGATGCGGCAGAGTCGGCGGCATGCTTGCAGGTATGCTCGATGAGGCAGGACATCAGGTGACGGTCATCGATGTTGATTCTTGGAGTTTTCGATGGCTGCCCCGCTCCTTCAATGGGAAGGCATTGGTCGGCGATGGGACAGATGTTGAAACCTTGCGGACGGCCGGCATTGAAGAGGCCGATGCGTTTGTGACCACCACTCAGGGGGATAACCGCAACGTTATGGCCGCGCAGGCGGCGAAGCACATCTTTAAAGTGCCGAAGGTTGTCTGTCGTATTTATGACCCGTTACGTGAGGATATATACAAGTCGCTGGGACTGGAAACGACGAGTCCCACAAAGATCGGAGCGAATGTGCTTATGAATATAGTCCTCGGCAAAGGGGGTTAA
- a CDS encoding DDE-type integrase/transposase/recombinase codes for MSSHKNQTKSASGIKCKYCGSNQTVKYGSYHNIQRRFCKNCQRKFADNDSPPNMRTPSVQIASALGMFYEGMSLNAIRTHLLQTFGSTISNSTIYEWIIKFSKMAVTAEQLYSKRQTKKVSGLLGHGPFWITNETVLQIEGENAFIWDVMDTWSRFLLTSYVTHTRTAKDIKSAFSSAMERNSEIPGLIITNRLRTYTEGVELAFGSDAMHVQTTGNIHPKANYIDIFFGPLRKRNKTLRSIKKIESANLIVNSWLVYYNFFRPNIGLGNAIPAHKAGIEFPYRTWIDIVEKEYV; via the coding sequence ATGTCAAGCCATAAAAACCAGACTAAATCGGCCTCAGGCATAAAATGCAAATACTGCGGCTCAAATCAGACTGTCAAATATGGCAGCTATCATAACATCCAACGCAGATTCTGCAAGAACTGCCAGCGCAAGTTCGCCGACAACGACTCCCCGCCCAATATGAGAACCCCCTCGGTCCAAATAGCCTCGGCGCTGGGCATGTTTTACGAAGGCATGTCTCTGAACGCGATCAGAACGCATCTACTGCAAACCTTCGGCAGTACTATATCGAACTCCACCATCTATGAATGGATAATAAAATTTTCAAAAATGGCGGTTACTGCAGAACAGCTATATTCAAAAAGACAAACTAAAAAAGTGAGCGGACTCCTGGGACACGGCCCATTCTGGATAACTAATGAAACGGTACTGCAAATCGAAGGGGAAAACGCCTTTATATGGGATGTCATGGATACATGGAGCAGATTCTTATTAACTTCCTATGTAACCCATACTCGAACCGCGAAAGACATCAAATCAGCCTTCAGTAGTGCAATGGAAAGAAACAGCGAAATACCGGGATTGATCATCACAAACAGACTGCGAACATATACGGAAGGAGTTGAGTTGGCCTTCGGCTCTGATGCGATGCACGTACAAACGACGGGCAATATCCACCCCAAGGCTAATTATATAGATATTTTCTTTGGTCCTCTGCGAAAAAGGAATAAGACCCTCAGAAGCATTAAGAAAATTGAAAGCGCAAACTTAATTGTGAACAGCTGGTTAGTCTACTACAATTTCTTTCGCCCGAATATCGGATTAGGTAATGCTATCCCTGCACATAAAGCCGGAATCGAATTCCCGTATCGTACATGGATAGATATAGTTGAAAAGGAATACGTGTAA
- a CDS encoding TIGR00725 family protein, which produces MKDRIFISVIGASKCSAKEARLAEEVGRELARRGAVVICGGLTGVMEAACRGAKSEGGLTVGILPGNNRKDANPHVDIPILTGMGYTRNPIVVRTGQAAIAIGGKYGTLSEIAYALQEKIPVIGLGTWKLANGKSKEVSIIIARDASDAVEKALDGIG; this is translated from the coding sequence TTGAAGGACAGGATTTTCATCTCCGTGATAGGCGCCAGCAAGTGCAGCGCCAAAGAGGCCAGGCTCGCCGAGGAAGTAGGCCGCGAGCTGGCCAGGCGCGGCGCTGTCGTCATCTGCGGCGGTCTCACCGGCGTAATGGAGGCCGCATGCCGCGGGGCCAAGTCCGAAGGGGGGCTCACCGTCGGCATCCTGCCGGGCAACAACCGCAAAGATGCCAACCCGCATGTCGACATACCTATACTCACCGGCATGGGTTATACCAGGAACCCCATCGTCGTACGAACGGGACAGGCGGCCATCGCCATCGGCGGGAAATACGGAACCCTCTCGGAGATAGCCTACGCTCTGCAGGAGAAAATACCTGTTATAGGCCTCGGCACATGGAAACTTGCCAACGGTAAATCTAAGGAAGTCTCGATTATCATCGCCAGAGATGCATCGGACGCCGTTGAGAAAGCCTTAGACGGCATCGGATAA
- a CDS encoding two pore domain potassium channel family protein, translating into MTEEKNPKPKGRPGDRIIHKSRKAGTRLRLVPRMPAILVFTKDLVIHTPFLQMFILLIFVWLGLSVGIYFAEHNAEGTSIITYGDALYTALAGFSTSGIAAMPVTPWGKIFCAFMMVIGSAIFFGAIVAAITVYFMRPLQRPKKQLISTIEYNLEQLEGLSIEELELLKETADNLINVQIKQNKTKTKESDSQ; encoded by the coding sequence ATGACGGAAGAGAAAAACCCGAAACCAAAAGGTCGCCCAGGAGATAGAATAATACACAAGAGCCGCAAGGCAGGTACGAGGCTTAGGCTTGTTCCTAGAATGCCTGCGATCCTTGTATTTACTAAGGACTTAGTGATACACACTCCCTTTCTTCAGATGTTTATCTTGTTAATATTTGTTTGGCTTGGTTTGTCTGTTGGAATATACTTTGCTGAGCATAATGCGGAAGGAACATCCATAATAACGTACGGTGATGCGCTTTATACTGCTCTTGCCGGCTTCTCTACATCCGGTATTGCCGCAATGCCGGTAACACCCTGGGGAAAGATATTTTGTGCTTTTATGATGGTAATCGGCAGCGCAATATTTTTCGGCGCAATAGTTGCCGCAATAACTGTGTACTTCATGCGTCCGCTTCAACGTCCCAAAAAGCAACTGATATCGACTATTGAATATAATCTGGAACAGCTTGAAGGACTTTCCATAGAAGAACTAGAGCTTCTTAAAGAGACAGCAGATAATCTCATTAATGTTCAAATTAAACAGAATAAAACTAAAACGAAGGAATCGGATAGCCAATAG